GCCGCCGATCTCGGGGTCGAGGTGATCGACGAAGACGCCTGGCTGACGCTCATCGGCGACGCGTGAGCGCCCGTGTCTGGACGCCCGGAAATCCTCTTCCCGCTCTTCTCTGAGCTGACCGAGCTCGACGGGGTCGGGCCGAAGATGGCGGCGAATTTCGCCCATATGGGGGTCGAGAAGCCGCGCGATCTGTTGTTCACGCTGCCCCAATCGGGGGTGGATCGCGCCCTGAAGGCCTCCGTCCGGGATGTTGTATTGCCCGACGTCGTGACCGTTGAGGTCGAGATCGGTATGCATGTCCCACCCCGCCAGAAGGGGCGCCCCTACCATGTCCATGTTCGAGATGCGGAGCTGGAATTTCGCCTCGTATTCTTCCACGCGCGCGGGGATTACCTGCAAAAACAATTGCCTACGGGGCAGCGCCGGATCGTGTCCGGCAAGGTTGAGATGTTCGACGGCATGGCGCAGATGGTGCATCCGGACCACATGGTGCCCGTGGCGGAGGCCGCAAAAATTCCTGCGTTCGAGCCGATTTATCCTCTGACCCAAGGCGTGACGCAGCGCGTGATCTTCAAGGCGGCGCAATCGGCATTGCAGCGTGCGCCAAAGCTGGATGAATGGATCGATCCCTCGCAAAAGGCCAAGGCGAATTGGCCGGACTGGGCCGACGCGGTCGCTGCGGCCCACAGGCCGGAACGGCTTGGCGATATCGCGGCGACCCATCCCGCGCGCGAGCGTCTGGCGTATGATGAGATGTTCGCACACCAATTGACCTTGTCACTGGCGCGCTCGACCATGCGCGCGAAGCCCGGCGTGGTCACAATGGGCACCGGCGACCTGCAGGACAAGGTACTCGGCGCATTGCCCTACAGCCCGACCGGCGCACAGACCCGCGCGATTGCCGAGATTGCGGGTGACATGGCCGCGCCGGTGAAGATGAACCGGCTGCTGCAAGGCGATGTCGGCGCGGGAAAGACGTTGGTGGCCTTCATGGCGTTGCTCATCGCGATCGAGGCGGGTGGGCAGGGCGTGATGATGGCTCCGACGGAGATCCTCGCCCGCCAGCACCACGAAAGCTTGGTGCCACTGGCGGAAGATGCGGGCGTCGTGCTGGAGATTCTGACCGGACGCGACAAGGGGGCGGACCGCGCGCGCAAGCTGCAAGCGCTAGCGTCGGGAAAGATCGACATCCTTGTCGGCACCCATGCGGTCTTCCAAAAAGATGTGGACTATCAAGACCTTCGCATAGCGGTGGTGGACGAACAGCACCGGTTCGGGGTTAATCAGCGGTCCGAATTGGGATCAAAGGGCCGCGCGGTGGACATGCTGGTCATGACGGCGACGCCGATCCCGCGCTCGCTGTCACTGGCGCAATATGGCGACATGGATATCTCGGTGCTGGACGAGAAGCCGCCCGGGCGAAAACCGATCACAACGGCGACGGTCTCGACCGCGCGGCTCGACGAGGTCGTTGGCAAGCTGAAAGGAGCGATCGCGGAGGGGCGGCAAGCCTATTGGGTCTGCCCGCTGGTCGAGGAAAGCGAGGTTTCCGACAAGATTGCTGCCGAGGCGCGGTTCAAACACCTGCGCGCGGCACTTGGCGAAGGGGTCGTCGGGCTGGTCCATGGCCAGATGCCGCCCGCCGAAAAAGACGCGGCGATGGCGAAATTCGTCGCGGGCGAGACCTGTGTGTTGGTGGCGACGACCGTGATTGAGGTGGGGGTCAACGTGCCCAACGCGACGATCATGGTGATTGAGCGGGCGGAAGGCTTCGGGCTGGCGCAGCTGCACCAGTTGCGCGGACGGGTCGGGCGGGGCGAGGGCGCGTCAACCTGCCTTTTGCTGTTTCAGGACCCGCTGTCGGAGACCGCGAAGCGCCGCCTGGCGATCATGCGCGAGACCGAGGACGGCTTCCGCATCTCCGAGGTTGATCTTGAAATGCGCGGCGCGGGGGATGTGATCGGAACGGCGCAAAGCGGACTGCCGCGCTTTCGGATCGCGGATCTGGAGCGTCAGACCAGCCTGATGGCGGTCGCGCAAAGCGATGCGCGCAAGCTGATGCATGATGATCCCGGGCTGACCTCCCCGCGCGGGCAGGCGGCGCGCGTTCTTTTGTGGCTGATGGAAGAAGACAAGGCGATACGTTTGATTTCAGTGGGTTAGGGTCAAAAGTCTGCATTTGTTCTCAAATGTTCTTAAAAAGTTCTTTACAACCTCAGATAGAAATGAGAACAAAGGTGCAACAAAACAATCGACGCTTGAGGGAGCTTTCACCATGATCAACGATCTTCGCACCATTCTGTCCCGGTCCCCCAAGGCGCTGGCCCAAGATGCCGCCGGGATCGCCGCGATCGGGGTCATGATGACCGTCGCGCTCTACATGCCGTCGCTGTTCTAGACTTTTCAAAGAGTTAACTGCCTGCTGTCTTATTCCCAAAAGGCTTGATCCGGACCTATCCCGTTTCCCGATCAAGAGATGCGCATTGGTCCCCAGCCACTGCCGACTGCCTCTTCCCGGCACGCGCGTCTGCCCTGACAAGACATGCTGACTGGCCGCCGCGTCCCGCCCGGGCGCGGCGGTTTTTTTATGCGGTTTGGGTGGCTTCGACCTGTTGCATCGCCTCAAGTGTCGCATCAAGCGACAGCAGGATCGAGGCGTGGCGATTGCGATAATCCTTCGCCGGCAGCAGCACTTTCAACCCATCAAACGGGGCATCCGGGGCGGGGCCATCGGATTTCAGCATCGCCTTGAGCTGGCTTTGGGCCGCTTCCACCTCGGGCAACGTACGCCCAATGATGGCCCGTCCTACGACCGACGCTGCCGCTTGGCCAAGCGCGCAGGCTTTTACATCCTGACCGAATCCGGTGATGCGCCCATCTTCCATATCGAGATCAACCGTCACGGTCGATCCGCATAGCGGCGAGCGGCGCTTCGCGGTCGCCTGCGGCGCGTCAAGCCGTTCTGTATGCGGAATATCCGCGGCCAGTTCCAGAATCTGCCCGGAGTAGAGCTTGATCAGATCGGTGTTCTCGGACATCGCGCGTCTCTCTCTCGCATGACAACTTCATTGCGGCTTCCCATCACCGGGCAAACCGTGGATAACGCTCAAGATAAGCTTTGCCGCGCGGTTTGCAAAACGGGAAATCCCATGACCACCTTCGATCCCGCAACTTTGAGCTATAATGAGCAGGGGCTCGTGCCTGTGATTGCCCAGGATCACGGGTCGGGAGAGGTGCTGATGCTTGCGTGGATGAACGCGCAGGCCGTCGCAAAAACACTTGAAACACGCCGCGTAACCTATTGGTCGAGATCGCGAAAATCATTTTGGGTGAAGGGCGAGACCAGTGGCCACACGCAAGAGCTTGTCGACCTGCGCGTCGATTGCGACCGCGACTGCCTGCTGGCTATCGTGCGACAAACCGGCTCAGCCTGCCACACCAACCGACGGGTCTGTTTCTATACCTCTGTGAGTTCCGGCGAAGAGGTCGAGCTGATGTCGCCCGAGGCATAACACGCGCAGCCTAAAGACCAACCCTTGCCCGGATATCCGCAGGGCTGTCCCCGGCGGCGCGGTACGTTGCGATAGCGCGGGCGTCGTCGCGCTTGGCCAGACGCTTTCCGGCTTCGTCCCGAATGAGGGGGTGATGGTGGTAGATGGGCGTGGGAAGACCGAGCAGCCGCTGCAGCACGACGTGAATTTGGGTCGCTTCGAACAGATCTTCGCCGCGCACCACGTGGGTGATGTCCTGTGCGGCGTCGTCCAGAACCACGGACAAATGGTAAGAGGTCCCCATGTCGCGACGGGCAAGCACAACATCGCCGACCTGAGAGATCAACGTCTCTGCATCGACACGAACAGTTCGGGCGTTTGTGCCGGTTTCCGTAAAAACCGCGTCGATACCTCGCGCCGCACGCGCCATATCAAGCCGAAGTGCAGCGCCGTCCGGCAACGGTCCACTGCGATCTCGCCCGCGACAGGTGCCGGGGTAGATGATGCCATCCGGGCCCATCGGTGGCGTCACGCCTTCTTGCGGTGCGCTCGCCGCCTCCATGATATCGCGCCGATTGCACAGGCATGGATAGAGCAGGCCGCGTTGCCACAGCGTGTCCAGCGCTTTGCGGTAGACCGGCGCGCGATCCGACTGGCGCATGACCGGTTCCGCCCATGACAGGCCAAGCCACGCGAGGTCATCGAAGATCTGCGCCTCCCATTCCGGGCGCGCGCGACTTTGGTCGATATCCTCAATCCGTAGTACAAAGCTGCCGCCTGCCTTCAGTGCCATATCGTGCGCAAGCAATGCGGAATAGGCGTGCCCGAGATGCAGTGGGCCCGTCGGCGACGGCGCGAACCGAGTTCGAAAGGTCACGCTTTTTCAAACACGTAGATCATGGAGTTCAAGTTCAGGCCGGGCAGATGATCGCCGTACTCTTCCACCCGGGCGATATGGCCGTAGTCTTTCAACCGCTGCACGCCGTCGGTGTATTCTGCATCCTCGAGCGCATGATCATTCAGCGAAAACCCCAAGATCCCACCCGTAGGAACCAGCGCGATCAAGGTGTCCATCAGCGAGGCCGGGCCCGCGCCCGTGCTGATGACCCCGACCGCCGCAATCGCAGAATAGGCATCGGGCGCGAAAGGCAGAGGCCGGGTCAGGTCGAGCGGGATCAAATCGCGGTAGAATTTGCGCGCCTTCGCCTCGGCCAGCATGCCGGGCGAGGGGTCTGCGCCATCGATCGTGGTGAAGCCAGCGCCATAGAGTGCGGCGCCCGACAGACCCGTGCCACATCCGTAGTCGAGCACGGGCGCGCTCGTGTCGGCAGCGACTTTGGCCATGGCGACGGCCAAACGGCGCGGCGTGCGGTAGCCGTGCTCGGTCACCTCGTCGTCATAGCTGGCCGACCATTCGTCATAGAGCGCGCGGGTCGCGGCATCGCCTTCGGTCTCGTAGACCTGATCGAGAAATTTTTTTACCATGCCGCCAGCGTGGCAAAAACCTCAGGCCGCGTCCAGTCTCGCATGATCAAGCCATTGCGACCAGGCCTGTTTGGCGCGGTCGGTGTAGAGCTTGTAACGGGTCGCGCGATTGCGGCGGCCGCCCTTGGCATCGACGGGGGGGAACAAGCCGAAATTGACGTTCATCGGCTGGAACGTTTTCGCATCGGCACCACCCGTGATGTGGGTGACGAGCGCGCCCATCGCGGTCTCGGGCGGCGGCGGCTGAATGGACTGGCCAAGCAGTTCGGCGGCGGCGAACCGCCCTGCCAGTAGGCCCATCGCGGCGCTTTCCACATATCCCTCGACCCCGGTGATCTGGCCTGCGAAGCGCAGATGCGGCTGCGACTTCAGGCGAATCTGTGCATCCAGCAGGGTCGGCGAATTAATGAACGTGTTGCGGTGGATGCCGCCGAGCCGTGCGAATTGTGCCTCTTCCAGCCCGGGGATCATGCGCAGAACCTGCTTTTGCGCGCCGTATTTCATCTTGGTCTGGAAGCCCACGATGTTGAACAGCGTGCCAAGCGCGTTGTCCCGGCGCAGCTGCACGATGGCGTGCGCCTTGATGTCGGGCTGGTGCGGATTGGTCAGGCCCACGGGCTTCATCGGGCCGAAGCGCAGAGTCTCGCGGCCCCGTTCGGCCATCACCTCGATGGGCAGGCAGCCATCGAAATATCCGGCCGTCTCGCCCGGTTTGAACTCGGTCTTCTCGGCGGCGAGCAGCGCGTCGATGAAGGCCTCGTAGGTCGGTTTGTCCATCGGGCAGTTGAGGTAGGCTGTGCGCTCCTCCTCGGTCTCGCCCTTGTCGTAGCGGGACTGGAACCAGGCCTTTTCCATGTTGATCGTGTCGAAATAGATGATCGGCGCGATGGCGTCGAAGAAGGCCAGGGCGTCTTGCCCCGTCTCAGCCGCGATGGCCTTTGCCAGCCCGGGCGAGGTCAGCGGCCCGGTCGCGATGATCCAGGTGCCATCGGTGGGCAGCGTCTCGACCGGCTCATATGAGACCGAGATATTCGGATGGGATTTCAGCTTCGCGGTGACGGATTGCGCGAAAGGGTCGCGATCGACAGCAAGCGCGCCGCCCGCGGGCAGGGCATGTTTGTCGGCCATTTCCATGATGATGCCGCCCGCCGCGCGCATTTCCCAATGCAGCAGTCCGACCGCGTTCTGTTCGCTGTCGTCAGAGCGGAAGGAGTTGGAGCAGACCATTTCAGCCAGATCGCCGGTGCGGTGGGCGAAGGTTTCGACCTTGGGGCGCATCTCGTGGATGACCACGTTGACGCCCATTTGGGCGGCCTGCCATGCGGCCTCGGAGCCGGCCATGCCGCCGCCGATGATATTAAGGGTGGGGGTATTGTTCGTCATGCCCCGCCATGTAGCGCACCGCGCGAGAGCCGGAAAGGGCTGTTTCAAAGTGGGGGCACGCGGTGGGCACATTCAGCCAGTTCGCCTCGAGGACACAGGATTTGATCCAGTCGAGAACGTGCTCTGTCTCGGGCCGCTCCAGCGCATCTGCCTTGTAACTCAGCCAGATCGGCGCGGAGATCCCTTCAGACAGCGCGTCGAGCCGCACCAGATCACGATCAAGCGTGCCGGTAATATCGGGCAGGATCGCCGCGAGGCCCATCGTTTTCATCGCCGTGATCTTGAACGGCATGCTTCCCACCATCAAAGTCGGCGGGCCGCAGAATGTCTTCTCCGCAAAACTATTGGACACGGATTGCCGCACGGTTGCGGAGTTCCCAATCCATCCGGCCGGATCCGTGACGCCGCGCGGTGCGTATGCGCTGTAGGTCAGTCGGCCAATTCGGCTGGAAATCAATGCAGGATTGGACGGACGTCGCAGGTTCAGCTGGATAAACGGCCCGCGCATCCGTCCGTCATTGATATGCTCGTCGAGGACCAGGCAAAGATTTGGGCAAAGCTCCAGCAGCACCTTCATATGCGCAAGCAACAGGTTGTCCAGGATCACCGGTGGGCCGGAAATCACGTAACGGGTCATGGGATTCGCTCACAGGTTGCCTTTGGGCGGCACCCTAGCCACACAAGTGCAAAAATTTCGTTAAGCGTCCGGTGCGTCCGTCTCCGCCTCGTCGTCTTCGCCCTGATCCGCGATCCACGCGACCGAGACCACTTCTTCGCCTTTGCCGGTGTCGAACACCTTCACGCCACCGGCCGAGCGTGAGCGGAAGGAGATACCGTCGACGGGACAGCGGATCGACTGGCCCTTGGAGGTGGCGAGCATGATCTGGTCGCTCATCTCAACGGGGAAGGAGGCTACGATCTCGCCACCGCGCATGGCCTTGTCCATCGCGGTCACGCCCATGCCACCACGCCCGCGGACGGGGTAGTCGTGCGACGAGCTGAGCTTGCCCGCGCCGCCCTTGGTAATGGTCAGGATCAGGTCCTCGGCGGCGGACATCTCGGCATAGCGTTCGGTGGTGATATCGCCGGGTGCGACCTCGTCCTCATCCACTTCAACATCGTCCGCCAAGCCCATGACAGCGCGGCGCATTTTCAGATACGCGGAACGCTCTGCCGGGTCAGCCTCGAAGTGGCGAATGACCGACATGGACACCACTTTGTCGTCGCCGTTGAGCTTGATGCCGCGCACGCCGAGCGAGGCGCGGGAGTTGAACACCCGCACATCGGTCGTCGGGAAGCGGATCGCGCGGCCGGAGTTGGTCACCAGCATCACGTCGTCGTCTTCCGAACAGATGCGTGCGTTGATCAGTTTCACATCGGCATGCTCTTCGTCGAACTTCATCGCGATCTTGCCGTTGCGCATGACATTTGTGAAGTCTGACAGGCGGTTACGGCGCACAGTTCCAGCGGATGTGGCGAAGACGATCTGCAGATCGCCCCAGTCTTTTTCATCGCGATCCACCGGCATGATCGCCGCGATGGACACGCCCTGCGGGATCGGCAGGATGTTGATGATCGCTTTGCCTTTGGACGTGCGACCGCCCTGTGGAAGCCGCCAAGTCTTGAGCTTGTAGACCATCCCGTCGGTCGTGAAGAACAAAAGCTGCGTGTGCGTGTTGGCCACGAAGAGCTGCGTGACGACATCCTCTTCCTTGGTCTGCATGCCCGACACGCCCTTGCCACCGCGCTTCTGGGCGCGGAAATCGGCGAGCGCGGTGCGCTTGATGTAGCCGCCGGAGGTCACGGTAACGACCATGTCCTCTTTCTCGATGAGGTCCTCGTCCTCCATATCGCCGGACCAATCGACAATCTCGGATCGGCGGGGCACAGCGAACTGCTCGCGCACGTCTTTCAGCTCGTTCGAGATGATCTCCATGATGCGTTCGCGCGAGCGCAGGATGGCGAGGTATTCGGTGATCTTGGCCGCGAGCTCTTCCAGCTCGTCGGTCACTTCCTTGACGCCGATCTGGGTCAGACGCTGCAGGCGCAAGTCCAGGATCGCGCGGGCCTGCGTTTCCGACAGGTTGTAGGTGCCGTCCTCGTTGGCGGTATGGGTCGGGTCGTCGATCAGCTTGATGTAGTCGACGATGTCCTCGGCGGGCCAGGCGCGCGTCATCAGGCGGTGGCGCGCTTCGGCAGCGTCGGCGGAGGTGCGGATCGTGGCGACCACCTCGTCGATATTGGTGACGGCCACGGCCAGACCGCACAAGACGTGGCTGCGCTCGCGCGCCTTGCGCAGCTCGAACGCGGTGCGCCGGGCGACGACATCTTCGCGGAACGATATGAAGTTCGTCAGGAAGGTGCGCAGCGTCAGCTGTTCGGGCTTGCCGCCGTTCAGCGCCAGCATGTTGCAGGCAAAGGACGTCTGCATCGGTGTGAAGCGGAAGAGCTGGTTCAGCACCACCTCTGCGGTCACGTCGCGCTTCAGTTCGACCACGACGCGCACGCCGACGCGGTCGCTTTCGTCCTGCACGTGGCTGATGCCCTCGATCCGCTTCTCGCGTGCGGCCTCGGCGATCTTTTCGATCATCGTGGATTTGTTCACCTGATAGGGGATTTCGTCGATGACGATGGCCCAACGATCCTTGCGGATCTCCTCCACATGAGTTTTCGAGCGTACGATGACCGAGCCGCGCCCTTCGGTATAGGCTTTGCGCGCGCCGGAGCGGCCCAGGATGATCCCGCCGGTCGGGAAATCGGGGGCGGGGACGTATTCCATAAGCTGATGCTCGTCGAGGTCGGGCTCTTCGATGAGCGCCAGCGTGGCGTCGATAACCTCGCCCAGATTGTGGGGCGGGATGTTCGTGGCCATGCCGACGGCAATGCCGCCCGCGCCGTTGACCAGCATGTTGGGGAAGCGCGCAGGCAGGACGGTCGGCTCGCGGTCCTTGCCGTCGTAATTGTCCTGGAAGTCGACCGTGTCTTTTTCGATATCGGCCAGAAGTGCGGCGGCCGGCTTGTCCATCCGCACCTCGGTGTAGCGCATGGCGGCGGGGTTATCGCCGTCCATCGAGCCGAAATTGCCCTGACCGTCGAGCAGGGGCAGCGACATCGAGAAATCCTGCGCCATGCGCACCAGCGCGTCATAGATCGCGCTGTCGCCGTGGGGGTGATACTTGCCCATCACGTCGCCCACCGGACGGGCGGATTTCTTGTAGGATTTGTCGTGGGTGTTGCCGGTCTCGTGCATCGCATAGAGGATGC
The nucleotide sequence above comes from Litoreibacter ponti. Encoded proteins:
- the recG gene encoding ATP-dependent DNA helicase RecG, whose product is MSGRPEILFPLFSELTELDGVGPKMAANFAHMGVEKPRDLLFTLPQSGVDRALKASVRDVVLPDVVTVEVEIGMHVPPRQKGRPYHVHVRDAELEFRLVFFHARGDYLQKQLPTGQRRIVSGKVEMFDGMAQMVHPDHMVPVAEAAKIPAFEPIYPLTQGVTQRVIFKAAQSALQRAPKLDEWIDPSQKAKANWPDWADAVAAAHRPERLGDIAATHPARERLAYDEMFAHQLTLSLARSTMRAKPGVVTMGTGDLQDKVLGALPYSPTGAQTRAIAEIAGDMAAPVKMNRLLQGDVGAGKTLVAFMALLIAIEAGGQGVMMAPTEILARQHHESLVPLAEDAGVVLEILTGRDKGADRARKLQALASGKIDILVGTHAVFQKDVDYQDLRIAVVDEQHRFGVNQRSELGSKGRAVDMLVMTATPIPRSLSLAQYGDMDISVLDEKPPGRKPITTATVSTARLDEVVGKLKGAIAEGRQAYWVCPLVEESEVSDKIAAEARFKHLRAALGEGVVGLVHGQMPPAEKDAAMAKFVAGETCVLVATTVIEVGVNVPNATIMVIERAEGFGLAQLHQLRGRVGRGEGASTCLLLFQDPLSETAKRRLAIMRETEDGFRISEVDLEMRGAGDVIGTAQSGLPRFRIADLERQTSLMAVAQSDARKLMHDDPGLTSPRGQAARVLLWLMEEDKAIRLISVG
- a CDS encoding iron-sulfur cluster assembly scaffold protein, whose protein sequence is MSENTDLIKLYSGQILELAADIPHTERLDAPQATAKRRSPLCGSTVTVDLDMEDGRITGFGQDVKACALGQAAASVVGRAIIGRTLPEVEAAQSQLKAMLKSDGPAPDAPFDGLKVLLPAKDYRNRHASILLSLDATLEAMQQVEATQTA
- the hisI gene encoding phosphoribosyl-AMP cyclohydrolase encodes the protein MTTFDPATLSYNEQGLVPVIAQDHGSGEVLMLAWMNAQAVAKTLETRRVTYWSRSRKSFWVKGETSGHTQELVDLRVDCDRDCLLAIVRQTGSACHTNRRVCFYTSVSSGEEVELMSPEA
- the gluQRS gene encoding tRNA glutamyl-Q(34) synthetase GluQRS; translation: MTFRTRFAPSPTGPLHLGHAYSALLAHDMALKAGGSFVLRIEDIDQSRARPEWEAQIFDDLAWLGLSWAEPVMRQSDRAPVYRKALDTLWQRGLLYPCLCNRRDIMEAASAPQEGVTPPMGPDGIIYPGTCRGRDRSGPLPDGAALRLDMARAARGIDAVFTETGTNARTVRVDAETLISQVGDVVLARRDMGTSYHLSVVLDDAAQDITHVVRGEDLFEATQIHVVLQRLLGLPTPIYHHHPLIRDEAGKRLAKRDDARAIATYRAAGDSPADIRARVGL
- a CDS encoding class I SAM-dependent DNA methyltransferase; this encodes MVKKFLDQVYETEGDAATRALYDEWSASYDDEVTEHGYRTPRRLAVAMAKVAADTSAPVLDYGCGTGLSGAALYGAGFTTIDGADPSPGMLAEAKARKFYRDLIPLDLTRPLPFAPDAYSAIAAVGVISTGAGPASLMDTLIALVPTGGILGFSLNDHALEDAEYTDGVQRLKDYGHIARVEEYGDHLPGLNLNSMIYVFEKA
- the trmFO gene encoding methylenetetrahydrofolate--tRNA-(uracil(54)-C(5))-methyltransferase (FADH(2)-oxidizing) TrmFO, which gives rise to MTNNTPTLNIIGGGMAGSEAAWQAAQMGVNVVIHEMRPKVETFAHRTGDLAEMVCSNSFRSDDSEQNAVGLLHWEMRAAGGIIMEMADKHALPAGGALAVDRDPFAQSVTAKLKSHPNISVSYEPVETLPTDGTWIIATGPLTSPGLAKAIAAETGQDALAFFDAIAPIIYFDTINMEKAWFQSRYDKGETEEERTAYLNCPMDKPTYEAFIDALLAAEKTEFKPGETAGYFDGCLPIEVMAERGRETLRFGPMKPVGLTNPHQPDIKAHAIVQLRRDNALGTLFNIVGFQTKMKYGAQKQVLRMIPGLEEAQFARLGGIHRNTFINSPTLLDAQIRLKSQPHLRFAGQITGVEGYVESAAMGLLAGRFAAAELLGQSIQPPPPETAMGALVTHITGGADAKTFQPMNVNFGLFPPVDAKGGRRNRATRYKLYTDRAKQAWSQWLDHARLDAA
- the gyrA gene encoding DNA gyrase subunit A, encoding MNDTPETPENEDEVPPTRMEYDGPQVSITDEMKTSFIEYAMSVIISRAIPDLRDGLKPVHRRILYAMHETGNTHDKSYKKSARPVGDVMGKYHPHGDSAIYDALVRMAQDFSMSLPLLDGQGNFGSMDGDNPAAMRYTEVRMDKPAAALLADIEKDTVDFQDNYDGKDREPTVLPARFPNMLVNGAGGIAVGMATNIPPHNLGEVIDATLALIEEPDLDEHQLMEYVPAPDFPTGGIILGRSGARKAYTEGRGSVIVRSKTHVEEIRKDRWAIVIDEIPYQVNKSTMIEKIAEAAREKRIEGISHVQDESDRVGVRVVVELKRDVTAEVVLNQLFRFTPMQTSFACNMLALNGGKPEQLTLRTFLTNFISFREDVVARRTAFELRKARERSHVLCGLAVAVTNIDEVVATIRTSADAAEARHRLMTRAWPAEDIVDYIKLIDDPTHTANEDGTYNLSETQARAILDLRLQRLTQIGVKEVTDELEELAAKITEYLAILRSRERIMEIISNELKDVREQFAVPRRSEIVDWSGDMEDEDLIEKEDMVVTVTSGGYIKRTALADFRAQKRGGKGVSGMQTKEEDVVTQLFVANTHTQLLFFTTDGMVYKLKTWRLPQGGRTSKGKAIINILPIPQGVSIAAIMPVDRDEKDWGDLQIVFATSAGTVRRNRLSDFTNVMRNGKIAMKFDEEHADVKLINARICSEDDDVMLVTNSGRAIRFPTTDVRVFNSRASLGVRGIKLNGDDKVVSMSVIRHFEADPAERSAYLKMRRAVMGLADDVEVDEDEVAPGDITTERYAEMSAAEDLILTITKGGAGKLSSSHDYPVRGRGGMGVTAMDKAMRGGEIVASFPVEMSDQIMLATSKGQSIRCPVDGISFRSRSAGGVKVFDTGKGEEVVSVAWIADQGEDDEAETDAPDA